One region of Myxococcus fulvus genomic DNA includes:
- a CDS encoding DEAD/DEAH box helicase, which produces MSVERPQPDSSAVPHFATEGALRSWLREHGVEHLSRLSLTVLSPYVDPALLPQSRPAMARRRLVEMLSEEGRTRWTQESLPSPKMKDLLPRLAWRFVEEERKQADETRASLAARLAPPEDPRTHRVHGLLLDLRSRAPATVATRPLHALQLESLQHDAELPGFRFRETRCSELPYGSQMGFILPEARLTFTPSVAQGDCTCGAPPCVHLVAAIDTVLLWLNQPWTEGFGETLDELVRPGWDRTLRALERALDEGTGSGAAVEVSWRVDVIEGYGVEVHPYVHRRNKKGQRSTGAKVSRRKLLQEHGSQLSSLDARLASLLPDSDAPASRALLLELVEHPRLYQEGTQDLLVQVDRAKVGIVAAERGGTVVVSAGVDGASLPASMVDRVRRSKPEEALFLWDEGSRRLTVLDAGPEVRALVSVLQRHGNVFPPESHGVLLEKLAKLSVRLPVAMPRGVMGEKLPSLQLPVLRFELEPGSAVRVELRVRALPDSISFIPGEGPRDVYLRRGLEPVHTVRDFVKELAVAHALQASLPLATAEAQALPFSFSFPNVQGALGLLSACQSLESPPELEWGGSPLRLVGSRGASALRITVERKRDWFGVLGGLAVQGERVEMARLLDAARRKERFVQVKDQTYVEVEEALRQHLERLADHAHLSRHGLEVGPAAAESLSALGSAGATLDADATWRGLVERIFAARELKPKVPATLKTDLRDYQAEGFRWLTRLASWGAGAVLADDMGLGKTVQALAVLLERSKLGPALVLAPTSVAFNWMDEAKRFAPSLKMRLFSEAADRGGLLERLGPRDVLVLSYGLLTRDIGRLSELRFATLVFDEAQALKNAGTHRFRAARALQADFKFALSGTPLENHLGELWSVFSLVFPGLLGSHDAFRTRFAIPIERRVDPTAAPALARVLQPFLLRRTKAQVEAQLPPRTDIRVPVVLSTEEWTMYEDARLAALSALESAPEVMRERQSRELERRFEVLAALTRLRLLASHPRLYDAESRVESSKLERFMELVDELGAEGHRALVFSQFTSHLALVREVLDARGIRYDYLDGSSTPKAREQAVRSFQEGTAPLFLISLKAGGFGLNLTAANTVIHLDPWWNPAVEDQASDRAHRIGQERPVTVYRLVARGTIEEQMLSLHEHKRALVADVLEGKDGAGRLSTKELLGLLSQRLSGPDEEETPRTRH; this is translated from the coding sequence ATGTCCGTGGAGCGCCCGCAGCCCGATTCCTCCGCTGTCCCACACTTCGCCACGGAAGGGGCCCTGCGCTCCTGGCTGCGCGAGCACGGCGTCGAGCACCTGTCCCGCCTGAGCCTCACGGTGCTGTCCCCCTACGTGGACCCCGCGCTGCTGCCGCAGTCCCGCCCCGCGATGGCCCGCCGCCGGCTGGTGGAGATGCTCAGCGAGGAGGGCCGTACACGCTGGACGCAGGAGTCCCTGCCGTCGCCGAAGATGAAGGACCTCTTGCCCCGGCTCGCGTGGCGCTTCGTCGAGGAGGAGCGCAAGCAGGCGGACGAGACCCGCGCCTCGCTCGCCGCGCGCCTGGCGCCGCCCGAGGACCCGCGCACGCACCGCGTCCATGGCCTGTTGCTGGACCTGCGCTCCCGCGCGCCCGCCACCGTGGCCACGCGACCCTTGCACGCGCTGCAACTGGAGTCGCTCCAGCACGACGCCGAGCTGCCCGGCTTCCGCTTCCGCGAGACGCGCTGCTCGGAGCTGCCCTATGGCTCGCAGATGGGCTTCATCCTCCCCGAGGCCCGGCTGACCTTCACGCCCTCCGTGGCGCAGGGCGACTGCACCTGCGGCGCGCCGCCGTGTGTCCACCTCGTCGCCGCCATCGACACGGTGCTGCTGTGGCTGAACCAGCCGTGGACGGAGGGCTTCGGCGAGACGCTCGACGAGCTGGTGCGTCCGGGGTGGGACCGCACGTTGAGGGCGCTGGAGCGCGCGCTCGACGAGGGGACGGGCAGCGGCGCGGCGGTGGAGGTCTCCTGGCGCGTCGACGTCATCGAGGGCTACGGCGTGGAGGTCCACCCGTACGTGCACCGGCGCAACAAGAAGGGCCAGCGCTCGACGGGGGCCAAGGTGAGCCGCCGCAAGCTGCTCCAGGAGCATGGCTCGCAGCTCTCCTCGCTCGACGCGCGCCTCGCGTCGCTGCTGCCGGATTCAGACGCGCCGGCTTCGCGCGCGCTGCTGCTGGAGCTGGTGGAGCATCCCCGTCTCTACCAGGAGGGGACGCAGGACCTGCTGGTCCAGGTGGACCGCGCCAAGGTGGGCATCGTCGCGGCGGAGCGGGGTGGCACCGTCGTCGTCTCCGCGGGCGTGGACGGCGCCAGCCTGCCCGCGTCCATGGTGGACCGCGTGCGCCGCTCGAAGCCGGAGGAGGCCCTCTTCCTCTGGGACGAGGGCTCGCGCAGGCTCACCGTGCTGGACGCGGGTCCGGAGGTCCGCGCGCTCGTCTCCGTGCTCCAGCGCCACGGCAACGTCTTCCCTCCCGAGAGCCACGGCGTGCTGCTGGAGAAGCTGGCGAAGCTCTCGGTGCGCCTGCCCGTGGCCATGCCTCGCGGCGTCATGGGCGAGAAGCTGCCCTCGCTCCAGCTCCCGGTGCTGCGCTTCGAGCTGGAGCCCGGCAGCGCGGTGCGCGTGGAGCTGCGCGTGCGGGCGCTCCCGGACAGCATCAGCTTCATCCCCGGTGAGGGACCTCGGGACGTGTACCTGCGGCGGGGACTGGAGCCCGTGCACACGGTGCGCGACTTCGTGAAGGAGCTCGCCGTGGCCCACGCGCTCCAGGCGAGCCTGCCCCTGGCCACCGCGGAGGCGCAGGCGCTGCCGTTCAGCTTCTCGTTCCCGAACGTCCAGGGCGCGCTCGGGCTCTTGTCCGCGTGTCAGTCGCTGGAGTCGCCGCCGGAGCTGGAGTGGGGTGGCTCTCCACTTCGCCTGGTGGGCTCTCGCGGGGCGAGCGCGCTGCGAATCACGGTGGAGCGCAAGCGCGACTGGTTCGGCGTGCTCGGGGGGCTGGCGGTGCAGGGCGAGCGCGTGGAGATGGCGCGCCTGTTGGACGCCGCGCGGCGCAAGGAGCGCTTCGTCCAGGTGAAGGACCAGACCTACGTGGAGGTCGAGGAGGCGCTGCGCCAGCACCTGGAGCGACTGGCGGACCACGCCCACCTGTCCCGTCACGGACTGGAGGTGGGCCCGGCCGCGGCGGAGTCGCTGTCCGCCCTGGGCAGCGCGGGCGCAACGCTGGACGCGGACGCGACGTGGAGGGGGCTCGTCGAGCGCATCTTCGCCGCCCGGGAGCTGAAGCCGAAGGTCCCCGCCACGCTGAAGACGGACCTGCGCGACTACCAGGCCGAGGGCTTCCGCTGGCTCACCCGGCTGGCCTCGTGGGGCGCGGGCGCGGTGCTCGCGGACGACATGGGCCTGGGCAAGACGGTGCAGGCGCTGGCCGTGCTGCTGGAGCGCTCGAAGCTGGGGCCCGCGCTGGTGCTCGCGCCCACCTCCGTGGCCTTCAACTGGATGGACGAGGCGAAGCGCTTCGCGCCGTCGCTGAAGATGCGGCTGTTCTCCGAGGCCGCGGACCGGGGCGGGCTGCTGGAGCGACTGGGGCCCCGTGACGTGCTCGTGCTGAGCTATGGCCTCTTGACGCGCGACATCGGCCGGCTGTCCGAGCTGCGCTTCGCCACGCTCGTCTTCGACGAGGCCCAGGCCCTGAAGAACGCGGGCACCCACCGCTTCCGCGCCGCGCGGGCGCTGCAGGCGGACTTCAAGTTCGCCCTCTCCGGCACGCCGCTGGAGAACCACCTGGGCGAGCTGTGGAGCGTGTTCTCGCTCGTCTTCCCCGGGCTGCTCGGCAGCCACGACGCCTTCCGCACCCGCTTCGCGATTCCCATCGAGCGCAGGGTGGACCCCACCGCGGCGCCCGCGCTGGCGAGGGTGCTGCAACCCTTCCTCCTGCGTCGCACCAAGGCCCAGGTGGAGGCGCAGCTGCCGCCGCGCACGGACATCCGCGTGCCCGTCGTCCTCTCCACCGAGGAATGGACGATGTACGAGGACGCGCGGCTGGCGGCGCTCTCCGCGCTGGAGTCCGCGCCGGAGGTGATGCGCGAGCGGCAGTCGCGTGAGCTGGAGCGCCGCTTCGAGGTGCTCGCGGCGCTCACCCGGCTGCGCCTCCTGGCCTCGCACCCACGCCTCTACGACGCCGAGTCCCGCGTGGAGTCCTCCAAGCTGGAGCGCTTCATGGAGCTCGTCGACGAGCTGGGCGCGGAAGGGCACCGCGCGCTCGTCTTCAGCCAGTTCACCTCGCACCTGGCCCTGGTGCGCGAGGTGCTGGACGCACGGGGCATCCGCTACGACTACCTGGACGGCTCGTCCACGCCCAAGGCCCGCGAGCAGGCCGTGCGCTCGTTCCAGGAGGGCACCGCGCCCCTGTTCCTCATCTCGCTCAAGGCCGGCGGCTTCGGCCTCAACCTCACCGCCGCCAACACCGTCATCCACCTGGACCCGTGGTGGAACCCGGCCGTGGAGGATCAGGCGTCGGACCGCGCGCATCGCATCGGCCAGGAGCGTCCCGTCACCGTCTACCGACTGGTGGCGCGAGGCACCATCGAGGAGCAGATGCTGTCGCTCCACGAGCACAAGCGCGCGCTCGTCGCGGACGTGCTCGAGGGCAAGGACGGCGCCGGACGCCTCTCCACGAAGGAGCTGCTGGGCCTGTTGTCCCAGCGGCTCTCAGGGCCCGACGAGGAGGAGACTCCGCGGACGCGGCACTGA
- a CDS encoding SRPBCC family protein — MNAALDLNELAKRQLELSRLISAPRALVFQAFTDAEMISHWWGPNGFRTTTVSKDVRPGGAWKFTMHGPDGTDYANHIVYTKVVPNERLEWDHGTKEGEVLFKAVVTFQDEAGKTRVTMQHTLPTVEAREQAAKYAIEGGQQTLARLDQHLATRQ; from the coding sequence ATGAATGCAGCGCTCGACCTCAACGAACTCGCGAAGCGTCAGCTGGAACTCTCGCGGCTCATCAGCGCCCCACGCGCGCTGGTCTTCCAGGCGTTCACCGACGCGGAGATGATCTCCCACTGGTGGGGCCCGAACGGCTTCCGCACGACCACGGTGAGCAAGGACGTGCGCCCGGGTGGCGCGTGGAAGTTCACCATGCACGGGCCCGATGGCACCGACTACGCGAACCACATCGTCTACACGAAGGTCGTCCCCAACGAGCGGCTCGAGTGGGACCACGGCACGAAGGAAGGCGAGGTCCTGTTCAAGGCCGTCGTCACCTTCCAGGACGAGGCGGGAAAGACACGCGTCACGATGCAGCACACGCTGCCCACCGTCGAAGCGCGCGAGCAGGCGGCGAAGTACGCCATCGAAGGTGGCCAGCAGACGCTCGCGCGGCTCGACCAGCACCTCGCGACGCGGCAGTAG
- a CDS encoding N-acetylmuramoyl-L-alanine amidase family protein encodes MPTSAAGVWGLGVLLLTGTACVRASGEMSPDASTHLSQAARPGSLPVDPGAVRGSVEGTRGSLPHTPMRGAETVVEPPVVARWPAPGSTLTLVPANVPKGFTRRRVYLDAGHGAEGNTGNRSVTCEDEEVFTLRVAQDLARRLVATGHFEVRISREPGQRVPYASRLADAERWGAHVFVSLHSDSRGTSRPWAPAEGQECNRQDTTPGFSVLWSEDAPAPLQGRRAELARALARNLSLGGFLHYDGVDYVGLYATDTAQPGVFVSREPSHRQIFVLRKPTMPSVIVETHHALDFEEAARWREERTLEVFATAMTQGLVEAFSPPPPPRVSTQQP; translated from the coding sequence ATGCCGACATCCGCCGCTGGAGTGTGGGGACTGGGAGTCTTGCTGCTCACGGGCACCGCCTGCGTGCGCGCCTCGGGAGAGATGTCTCCTGACGCCTCGACGCACCTGTCCCAAGCGGCGCGGCCGGGCTCGCTCCCCGTCGACCCGGGCGCCGTCCGCGGGTCCGTGGAAGGCACTCGAGGCTCCCTTCCCCACACGCCGATGCGCGGGGCGGAGACGGTCGTCGAGCCGCCTGTCGTGGCCCGGTGGCCCGCGCCGGGCTCCACGCTGACGCTCGTCCCCGCGAACGTGCCCAAGGGCTTCACGCGACGTCGGGTGTACCTGGACGCGGGACACGGCGCCGAGGGGAACACGGGCAACCGCTCCGTCACGTGCGAGGACGAGGAGGTCTTCACGTTGCGCGTGGCGCAGGACCTGGCGCGGCGGTTGGTGGCCACGGGGCACTTCGAGGTGCGCATCAGCCGTGAGCCGGGACAGCGGGTGCCGTACGCGAGTCGGCTCGCCGATGCGGAGCGCTGGGGCGCGCACGTGTTCGTGAGCCTGCACTCGGACTCGCGAGGCACGTCGCGGCCGTGGGCGCCCGCGGAGGGACAGGAGTGCAACCGTCAGGACACGACGCCGGGCTTCAGCGTGCTCTGGTCCGAGGACGCGCCCGCGCCCCTCCAGGGTCGACGCGCGGAGCTGGCGAGGGCGCTGGCGCGGAACCTGTCGCTCGGAGGGTTCCTCCACTACGACGGCGTGGACTACGTGGGCCTCTACGCCACCGACACCGCGCAGCCCGGCGTCTTCGTGTCCCGTGAGCCGTCACACCGGCAGATCTTCGTCCTGCGCAAGCCGACGATGCCCTCGGTCATCGTGGAGACGCACCACGCGCTCGACTTCGAGGAGGCCGCGCGCTGGCGCGAGGAGCGCACGCTGGAGGTCTTCGCCACCGCGATGACCCAGGGGCTCGTGGAGGCCTTCTCGCCGCCTCCGCCCCCGCGCGTTTCGACGCAGCAACCCTGA
- a CDS encoding ArsR/SmtB family transcription factor, whose translation MPNDPLSATFAALADPTRRAILARLSKGETSVTELAQPFDMSLPAVTKHLKVLERAGLITRSREAQWRPCRLAPEPLKGANDWLEDYREFWEASLDRLEDYLADVQGQKRPARGRKVPTPKK comes from the coding sequence ATGCCGAACGACCCGCTCAGCGCCACCTTCGCCGCACTCGCCGACCCGACCCGGCGCGCGATCCTCGCGCGGCTCTCGAAGGGGGAGACCTCCGTCACGGAGCTCGCACAACCATTCGACATGAGCCTTCCCGCCGTGACCAAGCACCTCAAGGTGCTCGAGCGCGCGGGGCTGATCACGCGCAGCCGCGAAGCCCAGTGGCGCCCCTGCCGACTCGCGCCGGAGCCGCTGAAGGGCGCGAACGACTGGCTCGAGGACTATCGCGAGTTCTGGGAGGCCAGCCTCGACCGGCTCGAGGACTACCTCGCCGACGTCCAGGGGCAGAAGCGCCCGGCGCGCGGCCGCAAGGTTCCAACCCCGAAGAAGTAG
- the lon gene encoding endopeptidase La: MSDEKKKGTAASAMPTAMAPPGLINKEDIPQVLPILPLRNSVFFPGGVLPLAVGRQKTIALIKDAVRDDQVIGVVTQRRAEEEDPGAADLYTMGTVARIVKLLKMGEDNYSLVVQGLARFRVVELVQEAPYLKARVDAVEDKTSAENVEVEALGINLKKLAREVIELMPELPAAATELVESITHPGHLADLIAANVDVPIEEKQAVLETVDLKARMKLVLELLNRKREILKLSNKIDSAVKGEMSKTQREYYLRQQLKAIKEELGEMGEEEEELDELQERLKKAALPPDVEKVANKELNRLKTIPAASSEYTVARTYLDWIADLPWSKLSEDNLDIENARQQLDKDHFGIKKVKKRILEYLAVRKLKNDMRGPILCLVGPPGVGKTSLGQSVAKATGRKFVRLSLGGVRDEAEIRGHRRTYVGALPGRFIQSMKKAGTKNPVMMLDEIDKLGADFRGDPSAALLEVLDPEQNNTFSDHYLDVPFDLSKVMFVATANQLDPIPGPLRDRMEIIELSGYTFEEKQSIARIHLVPKQLKEHGLNPDHIEITDEALLTLTTSYTREAGVRNLERRIADICRAVAVEVAGGKLDKQTINAERVKEILGPEMFYSEVAERTEVPGVATGLAWTAAGGDLLFIEATKMAGKGGMTLTGQLGDVMKESATAALSYLRSKSEQLGISSNFLEKTDIHLHFPAGSIPKDGPSAGVTILTALTSLLTGIRVRHDTAMTGEATLRGLVLPVGGIKEKVLAAHRAGIKRVILPERCRKDLVDVPDQAKNELEFIFVSQMDEVLKAALETSPFKSSAGTPGGEPGKEASLPPASTEPGSPEVRA; this comes from the coding sequence ATGTCCGATGAGAAGAAGAAGGGCACCGCCGCGAGCGCAATGCCCACCGCGATGGCCCCTCCCGGGCTCATCAACAAGGAAGACATCCCGCAGGTGCTGCCGATCCTGCCCCTGCGGAACAGCGTCTTCTTTCCCGGCGGCGTGCTCCCGCTGGCCGTCGGCCGTCAGAAGACCATTGCCCTGATCAAGGACGCGGTGCGCGACGACCAGGTCATCGGTGTCGTCACGCAGCGCCGCGCCGAGGAAGAGGATCCGGGCGCCGCCGACCTCTACACCATGGGGACGGTGGCCCGTATCGTGAAGCTGCTGAAGATGGGCGAGGACAACTACTCGCTCGTCGTCCAGGGACTCGCCCGCTTCCGCGTCGTGGAGCTGGTGCAGGAGGCCCCCTACCTCAAGGCCCGCGTCGACGCGGTGGAGGACAAGACCTCCGCGGAGAACGTCGAGGTCGAGGCCCTGGGCATCAACCTCAAGAAGCTGGCGCGCGAGGTCATCGAGCTGATGCCCGAGCTGCCGGCCGCCGCCACGGAGCTGGTGGAGAGCATCACCCACCCCGGTCACCTGGCCGACCTGATCGCCGCCAACGTGGACGTGCCGATCGAGGAGAAGCAGGCCGTCCTGGAGACGGTGGACCTCAAGGCGCGGATGAAGCTCGTGCTCGAGCTGCTCAACCGCAAGCGTGAGATCCTCAAGCTCTCCAACAAGATCGACTCCGCCGTGAAGGGCGAGATGTCGAAGACCCAGCGCGAGTACTACCTGCGCCAGCAGCTCAAGGCGATCAAGGAAGAGCTCGGCGAGATGGGCGAGGAGGAGGAGGAGCTCGACGAGCTCCAGGAGCGCCTGAAGAAGGCCGCCCTGCCTCCCGACGTGGAGAAGGTCGCGAACAAGGAGCTCAACCGCCTGAAGACGATTCCGGCGGCGTCGAGCGAGTACACCGTCGCGCGCACCTACCTGGATTGGATCGCCGACCTGCCGTGGTCGAAGCTGTCCGAGGACAACCTCGACATCGAGAACGCGCGCCAGCAGCTCGACAAGGATCACTTCGGCATCAAGAAGGTGAAGAAGCGCATCCTGGAGTACCTGGCCGTCCGCAAGCTGAAGAACGACATGCGCGGGCCCATCCTGTGCCTCGTCGGTCCTCCGGGCGTCGGCAAGACGTCGCTGGGTCAGAGCGTGGCCAAGGCCACGGGCCGCAAGTTCGTGCGCCTGTCCCTGGGCGGCGTGCGTGACGAGGCGGAGATCCGCGGCCACCGGCGCACCTACGTCGGCGCGCTGCCCGGCCGCTTCATCCAGAGCATGAAGAAGGCCGGCACGAAGAACCCGGTCATGATGCTCGACGAGATCGACAAGCTCGGCGCCGACTTCCGTGGCGACCCGAGCGCGGCGCTCCTCGAGGTGCTGGATCCGGAGCAGAACAACACGTTCAGCGACCACTACCTCGACGTGCCGTTCGACCTGTCGAAGGTGATGTTCGTCGCCACGGCGAACCAGCTGGATCCCATCCCCGGGCCGCTCCGCGACCGCATGGAGATCATCGAGCTGTCGGGCTACACCTTCGAGGAGAAGCAGAGCATCGCGCGCATCCACCTGGTGCCCAAGCAGCTCAAGGAGCACGGGCTCAACCCGGACCACATCGAGATCACCGATGAGGCGCTGCTGACGCTGACCACCTCGTACACCCGCGAGGCGGGCGTGCGTAACCTCGAGCGGCGCATCGCGGACATCTGCCGCGCGGTGGCGGTGGAGGTCGCGGGTGGGAAGCTGGACAAGCAGACCATCAACGCCGAGCGCGTGAAGGAGATCCTCGGGCCCGAGATGTTCTACTCGGAGGTCGCGGAGCGCACGGAGGTTCCGGGCGTGGCCACGGGTCTGGCCTGGACGGCGGCCGGCGGCGATCTGCTCTTCATCGAGGCGACGAAGATGGCGGGCAAGGGCGGCATGACGCTCACCGGCCAGCTCGGCGACGTGATGAAGGAGAGCGCGACGGCGGCGCTGAGCTACCTGCGCAGCAAGTCCGAGCAGTTGGGCATCAGCTCCAACTTCCTGGAGAAGACGGACATCCACCTGCACTTCCCGGCGGGCTCCATCCCCAAGGATGGTCCTTCCGCGGGCGTCACCATCCTGACGGCGCTCACCAGCCTGCTCACGGGCATCCGGGTGCGGCACGACACGGCGATGACGGGCGAGGCCACGCTGCGTGGCCTGGTGCTGCCGGTCGGCGGCATCAAGGAGAAGGTGCTGGCGGCCCACCGCGCGGGCATCAAGCGGGTCATCCTGCCCGAGCGTTGCCGCAAGGACCTGGTGGACGTGCCGGACCAGGCGAAGAACGAGCTGGAGTTCATCTTCGTCAGCCAGATGGACGAGGTCCTGAAGGCCGCGCTGGAGACGTCGCCGTTCAAGTCGTCGGCGGGGACTCCGGGTGGCGAGCCGGGCAAGGAGGCCTCGCTGCCTCCTGCGTCCACCGAGCCCGGGTCGCCCGAGGTCCGCGCGTAA
- a CDS encoding alpha/beta fold hydrolase produces TLKAHQVTTLWLTAALFEQMQAYQPEALAGVKQVLAGGDVLPVQRVKERLRGGGTLINGYGPTENTTFTTTWRMERESDVGERGAPIGRPVEGTEVYVLDEGLRPVAVGVPGELYAGGEGLARGYVGRPELTAERFVPSPFGDGERLYRTGDVVRWKSNGALEFLGRRDGQVKVRGYRIELGEVEEGLKQQAGVREAVAVVREERGDKRLVGYVVGEVEGASVKEGMRRRLPEYLVPTVVVVLEALPLTANGKVDRRALPAPEAVTSPEDAYEAPREGLEAKLAEVFSEVLGAKRVGRKDDFFELGGHSLLATQVVARVRALTGIDLPLRALFEAPTVEQLASWLEVSRGDSPARDCVTLQAEGMGTPVFFVHAVGGAVGPYRLLSRWMGADRPVYAFQSPGLDGAEPPLEHIDALVRRYVAALRAVRPEGPYVLGGWSMGGVVAFEMARELERQGQRVEQLILLDSFASTDELLTQGPDDALLLAGMAMDLARTAGVESTLRPESLAGLSEDEQLARVIAHARESGWLPREVQDADLRAWRDVTRANLRVLSTFRPGAYGGPVLLLRAKDAKRERSVEPTHGWSRYVAQEKLEVEDVPGTHYTLLHAPHVQALAARIVKHVSGPFPLRDDERNEGA; encoded by the coding sequence GACGCTGAAGGCGCACCAGGTGACGACGCTGTGGCTGACAGCGGCGCTCTTCGAGCAGATGCAGGCGTACCAGCCGGAGGCGCTGGCGGGAGTGAAGCAAGTGCTGGCGGGAGGAGACGTGCTGCCGGTGCAGCGGGTGAAGGAGAGGCTGCGCGGGGGAGGCACGCTCATCAACGGGTACGGCCCGACGGAGAACACGACGTTCACGACGACGTGGAGGATGGAGCGTGAGTCGGACGTCGGAGAGAGAGGAGCGCCGATTGGGCGTCCAGTGGAAGGCACGGAAGTGTACGTGCTGGACGAGGGGCTGCGCCCGGTGGCGGTGGGAGTGCCGGGAGAGTTGTACGCGGGAGGCGAGGGGCTGGCGCGAGGGTACGTGGGGAGACCGGAGCTGACGGCGGAGCGCTTCGTGCCGAGTCCGTTTGGAGACGGGGAGAGGCTGTACCGGACAGGGGACGTGGTCCGCTGGAAGAGCAACGGAGCGCTGGAGTTCCTGGGGAGGCGAGACGGGCAGGTGAAGGTGAGGGGGTACCGGATTGAGTTGGGGGAGGTGGAGGAGGGGCTGAAGCAGCAGGCCGGAGTGAGGGAAGCGGTAGCGGTGGTGAGGGAGGAGAGGGGGGACAAGAGGCTGGTGGGGTACGTGGTGGGCGAGGTGGAGGGGGCGTCGGTGAAGGAGGGGATGAGGAGGAGGCTGCCGGAGTACCTGGTGCCGACGGTGGTGGTGGTGCTGGAGGCGCTGCCGCTGACAGCGAATGGGAAGGTGGACCGCAGGGCGCTGCCGGCGCCGGAGGCGGTGACGTCACCGGAAGACGCCTACGAAGCACCGCGAGAGGGACTGGAAGCGAAGCTGGCGGAGGTGTTCAGCGAGGTGCTCGGAGCGAAGCGAGTCGGGAGGAAGGACGACTTCTTCGAGCTGGGAGGACACTCGCTGCTGGCGACGCAGGTGGTGGCGCGAGTGCGCGCACTCACGGGAATCGACCTCCCACTGCGCGCCCTCTTCGAGGCCCCGACGGTCGAACAGCTCGCGTCGTGGCTCGAAGTGTCCCGTGGTGACAGCCCCGCGCGAGACTGCGTGACGTTGCAGGCCGAGGGCATGGGCACGCCGGTGTTCTTCGTTCACGCGGTTGGCGGAGCGGTGGGGCCCTATCGGCTGCTCTCGCGGTGGATGGGAGCGGACCGACCGGTCTACGCCTTCCAGTCGCCGGGGCTCGACGGCGCGGAGCCTCCACTCGAACACATCGACGCGCTCGTGCGGCGTTACGTGGCCGCGCTGCGCGCCGTACGGCCCGAAGGCCCGTATGTGCTCGGAGGCTGGTCCATGGGCGGCGTCGTGGCCTTCGAGATGGCTCGCGAGCTGGAGCGTCAGGGACAGCGCGTCGAACAGCTCATCCTCCTCGACAGCTTCGCGTCCACGGACGAGCTGCTCACGCAAGGACCCGACGACGCGCTGCTCCTCGCGGGGATGGCGATGGACCTCGCGCGGACGGCGGGAGTGGAGTCGACGCTCCGGCCCGAGTCACTCGCGGGTCTCTCCGAAGACGAGCAGCTCGCTCGGGTCATCGCGCATGCACGGGAGTCCGGGTGGCTTCCTCGCGAGGTCCAGGACGCGGACCTGCGAGCCTGGCGCGATGTGACTCGCGCGAACCTCCGGGTCCTGTCCACGTTCCGTCCAGGCGCCTACGGAGGCCCCGTGTTGCTGCTGCGCGCGAAGGACGCGAAGCGGGAGCGCTCCGTGGAGCCGACCCACGGTTGGTCTCGCTACGTGGCCCAGGAGAAGCTCGAGGTCGAGGACGTCCCGGGCACCCACTACACCCTGTTGCACGCTCCGCACGTCCAAGCCCTGGCCGCGCGAATCGTGAAGCACGTCTCCGGGCCATTCCCGCTGCGGGACGACGAGCGGAACGAGGGCGCCTGA